DNA from Clarias gariepinus isolate MV-2021 ecotype Netherlands chromosome 8, CGAR_prim_01v2, whole genome shotgun sequence:
agactggaaaaatgttgcctggtctgatgagtctcgatttctgttgagacattcaaatggtagagtcagaatttggcgtaaacagaatgagaacatggatccatcatgccttgttaccactgtgcagggtggtggtgatggtgtaatggtgtgggagatgttttcttggcacactttaggccccttagtgcctattgggcatcgtttaaatgccacgggctacctgaacattgtttctgaccatgtccatccctttatgaccaccatttacccatcctctgatggctacttccagcaggataatgcaccatgtcacaaagctcgaatcatttcaaattggtttcttgaacatgacaatgtgTTCACTGTACTAAAGTACAGTCACCAGATCGCAACCCAATggaacatctttgggatgtggtggaacgggagcttcgtgccctggatgtgcatcccacaaatctccatcaactgcaagatgctatcctatcaatatgggccaacatttctaaagaatgctttcagcgccttgttgaatcaataccacatagaattaaggcagttctgaaggcgaaagggggtcaaaccctatattagtatggtgttcctaataatcctttgggTGAGTGTATATAATAACCATATTAGCAGAATTACTATATCCTTAAAATGATTTAAGTTTGAAAATCATTCTTCCGAATTTCCAGATGATGTGTTAATTTGCTAATTCTAAAGAACAAAAATTGTTACCCTGTGCCGTTACTTAAGGGTTAACAGCAAAAGCATCTTGCATagtttttatttacacaaatttgccAGTAATTGACACTCAGCCACCTTTTTATCAGGTCCAGAAAAGGGTTTGATTTACGAGATAATGCAGAAAGAAGGTGAGTTCGTTCTGCCTGCTCTATCAGGCACCATTAATGTGTGAATATGTTACTGAGCATGAATAATTATATGATCAAAGTGTGCCTAAGCCTGTTTTGAAATCAGTTTAATATACTGATAGCATATTTCTTTAACTCCTCTAAAATATCAACTCCTCTGAAATATGTTCATCAGTGTTTGTTTAAGGGCACCATCTGCAAAATCACCTAGAAACCAGATGGAAAAACTATTTTCCAAATTATGATTTCTAgttataatttaaatgatttttattatacttagtttattatagaataaaccTCTTCAAGAGCATCAGCAATATGTTTGAATGGAAATGGGGAAAGGGGCGGGTTTAACTACTTGGTGAGTTTTTAGTCATTTCCGACCTAATATATacgtttaataaaataaaagacacgttaaatgttttctttccaCATATCACTTAATTTACAACGTTACGATTCaatttgtccactagatggcagtacaaTGAGGCCGTGAATGAACCTTTTAGTGATGCGAGACACAAATGGGGCGTCACCTCCCTATTACTAGcaccacaaaaataaataaataaataataaaataaacaccacaCACCGACTCGAGaaacaattttatttacttgAATTGTGTATACAATTTGACAGTACTTTAAAACCTATTAGAAATTATCTACagcacacttaaaaaaaataaaaaggacacAAGTTATATACAAAACCTCCCACCTGTTTGATATCCACTTGTCTTCTTCCAACTTAAATCAGTTTACATCTGAAACAAGACATTGCTAATGAATCcactaaattttttttcccccatatgtACAGACTAATTACAGTTTATACAACAGTGATCAAGTCCAAAACAAGAGGCTCATTGTTTTTTAGGGGAAACTTTGACAGGGATCCACTGTCCATATGGCATCCTGTTCCCCACACTGTCTGCTCGAGATGTTACCTTACTCTCTGTAACGTGATGTGTTGGGCTGCTTGATGGCTTGGCAACAGCATTCTAAGGACAGAGGAAACTTCAATCAGAACATCGATTTTCACTGagaaaagatttttcttttattccttattttttaaaccCTTAAAGTATATATGATTAAAAACACCTTTGTAACATAGATGAGTCTTTACATAAGACaagctttaaaattatttaaaatacgtTTAAAATGTTTGAGTAGTCTGATCGCCAATTCAATAGAAAGGACAAGTGTCACACTTTACTTACACTGACACTGAAACTGATTGGTTTTCTTGGTGGAGATGTTTTGGACATCGCCGTGTCTTCATCTGATTCGCCTTCATcctaagaaattaaaaaaaaagagacacttATGTTAACACTAAAATAATTAGGAGATTTTTCCCCACTACCCATAATGATttacatgcatgaaaaaaagtaaGGAGACCAAGTCTACTTAGAATGACTTTgctattacagtacatatttttacCCATCTCTGCCAACCGCTTGTGCTGCAGTCAACAGAaggtaaacaaaaacatttaaatagcaGAGttcataaaataaagcaaacaatcctaaatgaatatacagtaaatgtaatgtttgttCCAAACCGCCATCCAGCGCTCTGTGCGCAGGCTTGTCTTTGGTATACAAGGGTTCTTCTGACTTATGGCCCTCTAATAAGCCAGTCCGTACATCTGAGGTTCTTCAGACACACAGAACCAAGGAAGACTCTGGTAAATAACAATGCACCCAGTTCAACCATCAAGTTTACATCAAAGTCCTATCGACAGAGGCATGATGCAGCATTTAcccatttttttcctcattatatACTTGGTTTAAGGCAAATAATTCTCGACAACAATAGAGTACAAAAAGATGGTAAGTGCAGCATCATTCAAAATAATATGAGGAAAGTCTAAGACTAACGATTTGTACTGGCATTACTTGACCTTTGAACATTACAAGATTTTAAACCGTCTTGAAAAACGGCGTCTGTCTTTCTCCTGGACGAGTGTAGACCATTGTCATGTGATCTACAGGAACAGAAATGATACAAACACAAAGCAATTGAAGTGCTCCAACAGGACATTCACCAAAATattgaagggggggggggggggagtcacTTTCTTTTCCTTAAACAAGCCCCCACCCActcaccccccccacacacacacacactaaattacACAAAAATCTTGTATAATACCTTTACCTAATCCAGATATGGTAGTATGTAGGTGTTGCTggattttacttatttatttttttttatcttcatcaCGATTCCTTTACATCCATCAGCCAAAAACAATCATGTCTGAGGAGATAATTTACACGATGACCCAGGTTGCTTTACGACAGAACTATCACACCAAGATAAAATCCTAGCCAAAGTTTAAACGGCATCTTCTTACGTGCATGCAAAGTGGAGGcctatacatatattatatgtatttaaaaaaataaaaaaaaaataaaaaaataaagttaaataagcaaaaacaatgctgttaattttaggagcaaactttttttttcctgtcttaaATATTGTCTTAGACCAAAAACAAACTTAACATTCGTGACTAAACCTGGCTAATAAGAATAATGATCTTTGTGTTAATAACACTCACCTGTCGTGGTCTCTTCACGGGCACCTGGTCCGCTCTCACCCTTTTCTCAGTGTCTGACTTCAACGCCTTCTTTGCCTGCTCCTCAATATACCTTACACTGGCAGGCAGATTCACCACTTCCACGCCCAGAATCTTTGCAGCGTTCTCTCTGGCAATGTTTAGAAGCTCCAACTTATCTAGAGAGAAGCACCATAATTTGTTACTTCCATATGCTTTAGGGAAACATGAACAGTATTAAATTTGATTGGTTAAAAGCCTTACCTTTAACGCTAAGTCGAACCGAGCTCTCTGGAGATCTCGACCTGCGCCGGTAGTACCTGCTCCCGGGTGGTGAGGGGGAGAATCGGCACCTGAACCTTCCAGCGTAAGCACCTCTTGCTCTCCTGTAGCTTGAGGAGCGAGAGCGGGATCTCCTCGACCTCTTGTAATAACGTTCCCGGGAGGAAGAACGGCTGACAGAGCGCGAATATCGGCGCCTGCCGTAACGTGGCGAGCGCCTCGAATAGGGGCTGTAAGACCGAGACCGCTGACGATGACGGCAACGGGAATAATACGAAGCTCGGCAGCAGCGAGGGCGAGATCGGGAACGATAGCGTGAGCTGCTGCTGCTTGAAGACGAAGATGAGTATCGTGATCCGTGGCGGTGTCGTCGCCGTGGCCTGCGTGACACAGAGCGGGATCTGCTTCTATCGCTGCTCGAGTAGGAACTGTCACGGCtagagctactgctgctactagTACTACTGCGGCTGCTCGCCCGTGAAGATCTGGGTGTCGGCGATGATTTCTGGCTGAGAATGAGCCGCATTCCCTCGCTGAGATGACTCTCAGGGGCTTGAACCTGATCTTCAGTCTTCATCGTCGAACCTAAAAAGAGGAAAAGTAAGTAAAATgttaactaaaatatttttttgaccAAAAGGGAAATAGCACCAATAAACAAAGGGGCAGCTCGCAGACTGCGGAATGTTCCAGAACATTCAGAACAAAACAGGTCGCTTTGTATAGCTCAAGCTCCACCCACAAGCACTTACACAACAGCTGGTGATCAAACATACACTCTTatctattttaaacaaaacaaagggcAAATGTTTAATCATATATCTGATTGCATTTAAATTCCaccgacaaaaaaaaaagttaaaaagaagaTTCTCTATTGTTTACTTAAacctcataaaataaaaatcttattcTACACTCGTTATGAAAGAAGCATAGTGGAGGAAAAAAGACGAATAGGGAGGTTTTTGTCTCACTAGGAAGAAGGCAAGTAAACGTATTAAAACActgaatattaaattatataattcaataatttaaatattaaagattaTCATGCAACTTATATGTAAAACTGGACTGTTACATATCTTAATACTAGCctataatatataaaagtaaaaaatcaaCACTAGCTATACCCTT
Protein-coding regions in this window:
- the rsrp1 gene encoding arginine/serine-rich protein 1, with amino-acid sequence MKTEDQVQAPESHLSEGMRLILSQKSSPTPRSSRASSRSSTSSSSSSSRDSSYSSSDRSRSRSVSRRPRRRHRHGSRYSSSSSSSSSSRYRSRSRPRCCRASYYSRCRHRQRSRSYSPYSRRSPRYGRRRYSRSVSRSSSRERYYKRSRRSRSRSSSYRRARGAYAGRFRCRFSPSPPGSRYYRRRSRSPESSVRLSVKDKLELLNIARENAAKILGVEVVNLPASVRYIEEQAKKALKSDTEKRVRADQVPVKRPRQDEGESDEDTAMSKTSPPRKPISFSVSNAVAKPSSSPTHHVTESKVTSRADSVGNRMPYGQWIPVKVSPKKQ